The following coding sequences lie in one Apium graveolens cultivar Ventura chromosome 1, ASM990537v1, whole genome shotgun sequence genomic window:
- the LOC141664049 gene encoding protein VASCULAR ASSOCIATED DEATH 1, chloroplastic — protein sequence MAAVSASPEITESPGSMASPSPSPDHSAADLSSPSPSKREFQSQPSLKSEEYRQLFRLPPEEVLIQDFNCALQESFILQGHMYLFVHYICFYSNLFGFETKKIIPFQDISSVRRAKTAGLFPTAIEITASGKKFFFSSFLSRDEALKLIEDGWSEHGNGAKSVKDQQDVSPVFSTPENGSFGGEQSRSSNEAVDELVSTERNNDVAEDYDTPPGTEAESVSTSSRLQINLDKDAEDIADTSSSLESMVWEPEDSDAPKVPECYTLVAEGKFPLEVDEFFNLFLSDNALDFLESYHRKCGDKELRCSPWRPHEKYGHARDVSFKHPIKIYLGARYGSPRKIQKLRIYRNSHLIVETTQEISDVPYGDYFCVEEFWDVERNGDGSRVRIYINVAFSKNTMWKGKIVQSTIDECRDAYATWIAHAHDLLKQMNVEKEGRNAASSIADGQVHIESQEDILENSGVTHVQSDLRMSDSCAFNQDSIPLQGNFRHGDSAVSLLQGSVMKLGSLFKSHSQFPSVVVIIVAAIFLLMQISIIVLLARPQQIHVIPQANYLSSMNVRPDEGAETMLLLDKQISHLKEEMRMVETLLEKMQLQHALLKAQLQDVSVLRDRMTQ from the exons ATGGCAGCCGTTTCCGCCAGTCCAGAGATCACCGAATCGCCGGGATCAATGGCGTCTCCATCGCCATCACCGGATCACTCTGCTGCAGATCTGTCTTCTCCTTCTCCTTCAAAACGCGAATTTCAG TCACAACCTTCTTTGAAGAGCGAAGAGTATAGGCAGTTGTTTCGACTTCCACCTGAGGAA GTCCTAATCCAGGATTTTAATTGCGCCTTGCAAGAGAGTTTCATTCTCCAG GGACATATGTACTTGTTTGTCCATTACATATGCTTTTATTCCAACCTATTTGGGTTTGAGACAAAG aaaataatccCGTTTCAAGATATTTCATCTGTACGAAGAGCCAAGACTGCAGGACTTTTCCCAACTGCCATAGAAATTACAGCTTCAGGAAAGAAG TTCTTCTTTTCATCTTTTCTGTCTCGTGATGAAGCTCTTAAACTCATTGAAGATGGCTGGTCGGAACATGGTAATGGAGCTAAATCGGTCAAGGATCAGCAG GATGTGAGTCCTGTGTTTAGTACCCCAGAGAACGGAAGTTTTGGGGGTGAACAGTCAAGAAGTTCCAATGAGGCAGTGGATGAGTTGGTGTCCACTGAAAG GAATAATGATGTGGCAGAGGATTATGATACTCCCCCTGGTACCGAAGCTGAATCTGTATCAACATCTTCTAGGTTGCAAATTAATTTAGACAAGGATGCAGAAGATATTGCAGATACTAGCTCTTCACTTGAGTCTATGGTGTGGGAGCCTGAGGATTCTGATGCACCTAAGG TCCCAGAATGTTATACATTGGTTGCTGAAGGAAAGTTTCCG CTAGAGGTGGATGAATTCTTCAATCTCTTTTTGTCAGACAATGCCCTAGATTTTCTCGAATCGTATCACAGAAAGTGTGGCGACAAAG AATTGAGGTGCAGTCCATGGCGTCCTCATGAAAAATATGGGCATGCTCGTGATGTCTCATTTAAACATCctattaaaatatatttag GTGCAAGATACGGTAGCCCCAGGAAGATCCAGAAACTTAGAATTTACAGAAACAG TCATTTAATTGTCGAGACAACACAAGAGATCAGTGATGTACCTTATGGAGATTATTTTTGTGTGGAG GAGTTTTGGGATGTGGAGAGAAATGGCGATGGCTCCAGAGTAAGGATATATATAAATGTGGCTTTTTCCAAAAACACAATGTGGAAAG GAAAAATAGTACAATCTACTATAGACGAGTGTCGAGATGCATATGCTACTTGGATAGCTCAT GCACATGATTTATTAAAGCAAATGAACGTCGAAAAAGAAG GACGTAATGCTGCTAGTTCGATTGCTGATGGTCAAGTTCATATAGAAAGTCAAGAAGATATTTTGGAGAATTCAGGTGTGACGCATGTACAGAGTGACTTGAGGATGTCAGATTCTTGTGCATTTAATCAAGATAGCATTCCACTACAAGGGAATTTCCGTCATGGGGATTCAGCTGTATCTTTACTCCAAGGTTCAGTAATGAAACTTGGTTCATTATTTAAATCTCACAGCCAATTCCCGTCAGTTGTAGTTATCATCGTCGCTGCAATCTTTCTCCTAATGCAG ATAAGTATAATAGTCTTGTTAGCTAGGCCACAACAGATCCATGTGATTCCTCAAGCAAACTACTTGAGTAGCATGAATGTTAGACCGGATGAAGGGGCAGAAACAATGCTGTTGCTTGATAAGCAAATAAGCCACCTTAAGGAGGAGATGCGTATGGTTGAAACACTTCTGGAAAAAATGCAGTTACAGCATGCACTATTAAAAGCTCAGTTGCAAGATGTATCTGTACTTCGTGATCGTATGACTCAATAA